Proteins from a single region of Rhodovibrio salinarum DSM 9154:
- a CDS encoding DUF2066 domain-containing protein, giving the protein MPLVGALKRLLPLMAALVVLPGTLAAQEPLYTVKNVDVDATAQSATVARAQGLDRAHVKAFDRMIERLVLRSELKRVPDLSADRIANYLRDFEVFNERTSDVRYLAEVTFRFHPQSIRQFLKTNDIPFAETRSKPVVVLPVWGEGQDAVLWDNPWREAWANRAEQVGLVPLTVPLGDLGDIRTVSAGDALDKDREALDQIAERYGAEDVLVTQARLAGDPDAFTGSMQIITARIGTSEMERTLVDNIQQQRDEPLAAMLSRAANRVARDVEETWKRANLLDFDQRNQLQVEVPLDGLDRWVSVRARLDAVARVEGYAVTALTRTAARLKMTYYGERAQLALALKQNDLVLSRANADGSTTEVDTQNAGQNAEQGARAEGTGTLTSDGSLGPDRMGQAQDPNDWVLRAAEMRTAAADRTGQKPATRAPNARQPDARAPSANGRTGQATDAPAEQPAVQ; this is encoded by the coding sequence ATGCCGCTGGTTGGAGCCTTGAAACGCCTGTTGCCGCTGATGGCCGCGCTGGTCGTGCTGCCAGGCACGTTGGCCGCGCAGGAACCTCTCTACACGGTCAAGAACGTCGACGTGGATGCGACCGCTCAAAGCGCCACGGTCGCACGGGCCCAAGGGCTGGATCGGGCGCACGTGAAAGCGTTCGACCGCATGATCGAGCGCCTCGTGCTGCGGTCCGAACTGAAGCGGGTGCCTGATCTTAGCGCCGATCGAATCGCCAACTACCTGCGTGACTTCGAGGTGTTCAACGAGCGCACGTCCGATGTGCGTTATCTTGCGGAGGTCACCTTCCGCTTCCATCCGCAGAGCATCCGGCAGTTCCTGAAGACCAACGACATTCCCTTCGCCGAGACCCGCAGCAAGCCGGTGGTGGTCTTGCCGGTCTGGGGCGAGGGGCAGGATGCGGTCCTGTGGGACAATCCCTGGCGGGAAGCCTGGGCCAACCGGGCGGAACAGGTTGGTCTGGTGCCGCTGACCGTTCCGCTGGGCGATCTGGGCGACATCCGCACGGTCAGTGCCGGGGACGCGCTCGACAAGGACCGCGAGGCGCTTGACCAGATCGCCGAGCGCTATGGCGCCGAGGATGTGCTGGTGACTCAGGCGCGTCTTGCCGGCGATCCGGACGCGTTCACTGGCAGTATGCAGATCATTACCGCGCGCATCGGCACCTCGGAGATGGAGCGCACCCTGGTCGACAACATCCAGCAGCAGCGCGACGAGCCGCTGGCGGCGATGCTGTCGCGCGCGGCCAATCGTGTCGCCCGCGATGTGGAGGAAACCTGGAAGCGCGCCAACCTGCTGGACTTCGACCAGCGCAATCAATTGCAGGTCGAGGTGCCGTTGGATGGTCTCGACCGCTGGGTCAGCGTGCGTGCGCGCCTGGATGCCGTGGCGCGGGTCGAGGGGTATGCGGTGACCGCGCTGACCCGCACGGCCGCACGGCTCAAGATGACCTATTATGGCGAACGCGCGCAGCTCGCCCTCGCGCTCAAGCAGAACGATCTGGTGCTGTCGCGTGCCAACGCCGATGGCAGCACGACCGAGGTCGACACCCAAAATGCTGGGCAAAACGCCGAGCAAGGGGCGCGCGCCGAAGGCACCGGCACTCTGACCAGCGACGGCAGTCTTGGTCCCGATCGGATGGGGCAGGCGCAGGACCCGAACGATTGGGTGCTGCGCGCAGCAGAAATGCGGACAGCCGCCGCCGACCGGACTGGCCAGAAACCGGCCACCCGTGCGCCGAATGCACGCCAGCCGGACGCCCGTGCGCCGTCCGCCAACGGTCGTACCGGCCAGGCGACCGACGCACCGGCGGAGCAGCCGGCGGTGCAATGA